GATTGCTTTCCTGGGTAGAATTCGCAGATTGATGATCTTCCATCATACTAAGATTAAATATTTTGCTCTCCTTCATAGTACGCCACCATTTAAGCAGAAACTTCCCAATCTTTACTCCCACTGGGATCATCAACGGTACAACTATCAGAAGAACCGATAAACCGAATGCGTAAAGCAACGGTGATTGCACGACATTCTTCCATCCCAAACTGCCTATAACGCTGTACACTCCAGTAACTATTGTCACCAGAAACATTATAGTAAATCCTATCTGCAGTATGTTTCCGTTATTCTCCTTGTTATTACTCACTACATCTTTAAATAGTATGGGTGCTGTTACTAAAGAAACAATCAACGGTAAGATAGAATTGAGAAGCAGATAGTTTTTAGCTTTAGCAGTAGCATCATTCGAAGAAGAAATAACGTCGACGATATCTGTATATATTTTGGCGCTTAAACCAACGTAACTAGTAGCCAAACCCACGGCAACCTGTGGATCAACCGGAAAGTTCTTTATAATGCTCGTGTAACAAACAGTGTTAATCCAGCATATGCTATTTCCAGCCAAGACATTGAGCAAGAAAATATGTACGTACGATAAGTGAGAAGTCTTCTGAACAACGTAAAGGAACTGTACCCCGTAACCGATCAAACCAAGGGTGGCGCCAATAATAAGAACAACTGGAAGTGGTAAGTAGTTGGCAGCAACACCGGAAAACCAACCTAAAAGCTTCCCGGCATCAGATGCAAAAGCTAAGCTGTTGAGCTGAAACTGTGAGATGGATAAAAGCTTTTTGAGTTGTGAGGAGTAAGCTGGGAAATCTGTGTTGGTTCCATTGAAAGACTGCAACCATATAATACCAACCAAACTTAACCATTGATAGATTGAATGAGACATTGTTTAGAAGTTCGACAATTTACTATGTAAAAGTATGGTTAAATTCGGTTTTCTATATATAAGAAAAACTTATTCAAGAAGAGAGATCAATGTTCGTATTAatggcaagataaaaaaaacaaGTAATAATGACTGGTGATCAAGAATTGTACGTGGGTGTGAAGCTGATAATATGTGGTATGATTCCAACCACTAATTCAAGACATCTCACGCGCATATACAGTACTATGTTTCGTTTCGAAAAAGAAGCAGTACATCAACTTCGATCGTCTTCGTGTTGTCGACGATAGTCTCTCAAAGCTAATGACTCGTAACGTATTATTGTGTGCATATGTGTACATGGACAGAGTTCTTTTTATACTCCTAATCAAATTCTTTTCTACATTCCAAATTTAATCAACTTCTTATTCTAGTAACCAACAAGGAAAAGGAAATTGTATAGTGTATTAATGAATAGGCCTACACATATTTAGATACTATTGCCATACAAGTGTACTGCGGTTGCGGTATAATCAAGTCACTTTTGGTTGAGCTATTTATGGTTCATATCAACAAACAAGAGCTTTTAATGCACAACATTACAGGTGCATTGCAATTTTGCAACCATTAAAACTCAACTTCAGATGTAACATCAAGCAGCAAGGGACCATAATAAATTGGAAGAAATTCTTGCCTTCTTAATGACTGTTAATGCTAGccattggttgtttttttttctccatTAATTAGGTTCATTGTTTGAGGCCATTCATATTTGCCAAACTTTTTACCTTTAGGATCTTTGATGATGGTGATAGAATATTATGCTGTTTTTTAATCTTATCTTAACTGATGTTAAATGCTACTCTGTAATTTGGAACTTACTGTGTCTGTGTGTTAATTATGAATTACTATTAGGTAGTGGCATTATTGCTTACGCGATGATGATACTTGCTGTGACGTTTATGTAGGAAATAAGAACCGAGGACATAACTTATGGGGAACAAGTGTTTTCCTATATTACGCAAACAATCATGCAAAGGAATTTATccctttgttcaaaaaaaaaatgatgcaaAGCAATTATTATAATCGAAATAACTAGAAAGATCGATAACTGGATCTAAGGATACATGGGACCAGCGGTGTAGACACGGTCGTGCCAGCACGCAAATTGGCACCTTGTGAAGAATAATATTTAATCACCAAAAATCTGCACTGTCTTTTTGTATGTACCGTGATCCAAGAATCTGCCTCCTAAACAGAATTTTCTTAAAAATTTAAAAGTTCTTTTCTGAGAATATTTCGGAGACGCAACCAGTGATCAAAATCAATAAAACCTAGATTTTCAATTCCCACCTGTCTAATTTGTCCCCATAAATGGTTAAATTTACATGGAAATCATGTTTATTTACATTGAAGTTAGAAAACAAGTAGGGTCGGTAAACCCCATTTGTCTCAATGTGTCTCCGTCACTGGACACAATTCTAACATGTTTTCTCCCTGTGGACCCCAAAGACTATGTCTTCCGGAAATTTTTCCGGAAAAATCTCACGGTCAACATAGCTTAACTCCTTAAAATTTGCATTGTGGCTTAAAAATTACTTCATGGTCCAATTTTTGTTGATTCAAAGCCTACCTAGTTACTGCTCTACAACTTAGTGGATCTCATGGGTCATTGTCATTTTAGATTCAAACTTTTTAGGTTGTACATAGAAAGCCAAAATATATCAATTCTGGCTCCAGATGCCAGATGATCTAATCTTAGATGCAATCAACTTTCAAATGTAACCAGAGCTTGAAGCTTAAGTTAATTAAGTTTAAGTTTAAATTTGGTTactgaaagaaaaaagaaaagaaaacacttgAGTTAAGATACCCAAGCTTATTTCACTACAGAAAATTATGAGCTCagacattccatcagtagcactAATGTGCTAGCTACACATACCACCAGGTCCTCCATATTTCATAGTCATTTCCCAATCGTCTCCTAAATTACCAGCCAACAAAATATTATAACAATCCAATCTCGCATCATGCTTAGACTGTGCTCCGTCTGGGTTTATGTTCTGAAGATGTCCTTTAGCGTCGATATATTTCATTTTCCTCATAAATGTTGTCTTCGTATAGTCCTGAAGTTGAGGTAAATATCCATTTCCCATCGGCGGTGTGTTTGTCTAGGTTTTGCACCCGCTATACCTCCATATCGTACAACCGAAGCATCATCTCCTAGATGCGTAAAGATTTCTCCTGGCCAATATCCTATTATAACGTAAAACATCAACCACCAGTTACCAGTTTCCGAATCCTGTTAATATATGAATTGAAACATTGGGCATCAAGTGGTTACAAAATTTTATTTGTTCAACTTTTTGAATGAAACTAAATGATTCTCACTAACCCGATATACCCTTGCAGGTAGTTCGTATGTACTTTTTCCATAGGTTGATGTTTGTCCTGAAACTGAACCAAGAAATACCTGCCTATGAACTTGAACGAAACCATAACAAAGCACATTGAAACAACATGTTTGGTTACCACCATCCACCTACAGATTAAGATATAAAAACATTACTAACCGGAAACAATGCATCAATATTATTTTAACTCTCCGTAGATTAATATAACTATTTTCCTATTTTTTATATTCTAGATTGAAAATTATTATAGACAGAGAAAAAAATCTttcaattaattaaaaataagGCATTTACAATAAGCTTCTTTAATCAGTATCTGAGAATAAGGTATTACAataagtggtaaagtcattgagtGATGATACCAATGATCTGAGTTCAAAACTGGCAAGCACCAAGTTCTTTACCGATTAAAAGAAAAATCTAACTTAAAAATACAATCAACAACTTCAAATATGAATCCGAGTACATAACTTACATGATAATCCATAGGCGAGGATCTATAACTGTTTGTATGGTTTGTATTGATCTTCTTCTGTAAGAGATGGCGTGCATTGACTAAATCTTGTTTTTTTGTCCGACCCGATAGGTATTGTTCCGGATGGGCATCGTTCATTTTGAAACCTGTTATCTATATTTGAAACCCGATAACTAGATGCTGAAATGTTCTTACTAGTTGTTTCTTCTTGTATAAAACTTGGAACCATCTGTATCTTATGATCCTTGAgtatgatcaaatgctggttgcTTATAGATGTTTATACAATCAACCGTGTCTCCATATTTGGTCTGAGGTTGTACATGCATATAGaaataaatcacataaaaaacgaaaaaaataagaaaagtaaactaattttgaaatcaaatgaGGGAAATAATCAAAGCTCTTGCCGTAATGGTTTTAATTGGATTTTTGTTTAGATGTTTCAGTTGTCTTTCCAAtgctatatcttcttcttcttttgataataatttttttcCATCTGCATAGTTTGTTTTAGCagcaagaaaagaagaaatcaaaCCAAACAACACAACAAAACTAACATTTGAGTACTTCATCTTATCGAGTAATCTTGTTTGTGAAATACAGCAAAGTAACCCTTTAAATAGTTTCTTTCCTTGCATATTTCGAGTATCTTTAACATTAAGGACTCCCTCTTTATTTTTAGATAATAATCTTTATTACAATATATCCCATTTATGATGTTAATTATGACTCCCAATTTATTTTTAGATAAGAAAAAGTTATTCTTATGACCCTGGAAATTATGGGTCTTACTCTTTTGGCCCCAAGGTTATttaataaaattttcaaattatTCCAGTGGCCCTGGCATATTATAGGATGTCGGATTGACAAAATAACCGGTGTGTATATTGTCTACACATAAAATCAGTGTGCGTATTGCATGCACACTATACaatatgaagaatttttttaaaaatatttacaaaaatcagtgtgcatattgcctgcacactataaaatatgaagaaaattttaaaacatTATGTACGGAAATCAGTGTGTATATTTCCTACACATAAAATCAGTGTGCATATTGTCTGCACACAATAACAAGATGGGAAAAGATTTGTGCTGCAGTGTTTTCTTGGAGCTTCACTCATAGTTACAGAGAACTTAACTTCTCTGCTGACAATATGGCAAAAGAGGGAGCTGCTCTTGATAGAGGAGAAAAAAGAATCTATGATAGTAAACCATCTTTCTTGGGCTGTACGGAAAGCCCATACCAAATCTATTTTAGGTTTTATTAAAAAATCCATGTAATGGGCTTCTTTTAGGTcttttttgttttacttttcttGAGTTGTAAATTCTTTTGATCTTCTTTGGttattaataaaattttattgttaAACAAAAAAAGTCAGCACACTATAAATATGAagtaaaattagaaaataatttagagaataaaaaatttcatgaaatgaaaatttgataGTTGTATTTACGCTCGTTGTGCAGGTCTTTCGaaaagctttccgaatatataaaatttgtcaaATTCTTACGTGTGATTTGTGACATGTTATGTTAAAGTTGGCATGACAATTATACCCTTAAAGGATATAGTTTATCATTTGATAACATCATCAAACATCTTTATCCAAATGATCCTCCTTTTTTAAGGGTCATTTCAATAAAATGGGGTAATTTTCTTAAAATTGAGTTTTAAGTCAAAGGCCATTTGAGTAAGAGAGAGTGAGAGGAGGGTCAAACACTTAATTCCCACTTAAGATAATAATCTTTATTACAATATATCCCATTTATGACGTTAATTAAGACCTGCATTTTAAGATACTAGTCTTTATTGGGAAATGCTAAAATTACCGAGATTTTGACCCGATAAAATCTCCTGAGATAAAGAATCCCAATGAAGAGAGGCGCAACGAGAAACCATCGTACCATCTCCTCTCGGGATATTTTCTCGGTAGTATTATTGGTGCGTCTAGAATCGCCCATCTTCATT
This DNA window, taken from Papaver somniferum cultivar HN1 chromosome 3, ASM357369v1, whole genome shotgun sequence, encodes the following:
- the LOC113361758 gene encoding protein NUCLEAR FUSION DEFECTIVE 4-like, whose product is MSHSIYQWLSLVGIIWLQSFNGTNTDFPAYSSQLKKLLSISQFQLNSLAFASDAGKLLGWFSGVAANYLPLPVVLIIGATLGLIGYGVQFLYVVQKTSHLSYVHIFLLNVLAGNSICWINTVCYTSIIKNFPVDPQVAVGLATSYVGLSAKIYTDIVDVISSSNDATAKAKNYLLLNSILPLIVSLVTAPILFKDVVSNNKENNGNILQIGFTIMFLVTIVTGVYSVIGSLGWKNVVQSPLLYAFGLSVLLIVVPLMIPVGVKIGKFLLKWWRTMKESKIFNLSMMEDHQSANSTQESNPDVDVEMNELKEVIAQDSISSGFSGHDSGFRVQGPVEPISTSKEDIGVKVMVRRVEFWLYFFVYMFGGTLGLVFMNNLGQIAESRGQSSATTSSLVSLSSAFCFFGRLLPSLVHHFSGDKYMISTTTSIATLMTPISATFYLLAFNSSIVSLYISTVIIGLCIGSFTSISVSATTELFGTKNFSINHNIVVGNIPIGSLVFGTCAALLYEKKKKKSDHMNMMNICMGAECYRTTFIIWGCISLLGTVLAFVLYLRTRKFDQQKQLRI